From Solidesulfovibrio carbinoliphilus subsp. oakridgensis, the proteins below share one genomic window:
- a CDS encoding lysophospholipid acyltransferase family protein, with product MPAVRDALVWAYWHPFRLLVRALPAGAARALARGLGRVLARVPHARLAGMAEAARLVPGVADDPAVRLGLARRALVEFCQTDLEVLLFPGLTPARTARLVAIRGRERLDAALALGRGAMLAFGHFGANQMIMAAIGHAGYRMWQLSAPATVLNARLPEKRRPAVARTRELRAAHERSLPVTHIDVFGSLRPAFACLRAGHVLGVAVDGGGGERRAAVPFLGRRALFSLGPMLLAGRTGCAVLPCFMERGTDGRLTLRIEEPLPLVSPAAGETEAGAATANTALFAARLSEAVVANPSHYLHFLAFRELMAAGGHEPFFERD from the coding sequence ATGCCGGCGGTTCGTGACGCCCTGGTCTGGGCCTACTGGCACCCGTTTCGGCTGCTCGTCCGGGCCCTGCCGGCCGGCGCGGCCCGGGCCCTGGCCCGGGGGCTCGGCCGGGTCCTGGCCCGGGTGCCCCATGCCCGGCTTGCCGGCATGGCCGAAGCCGCCCGGCTCGTGCCCGGGGTCGCGGACGATCCGGCCGTCCGGCTGGGGCTGGCCCGCCGGGCGCTGGTGGAATTCTGCCAGACCGACCTGGAGGTCCTCCTTTTTCCCGGCCTGACGCCCGCGCGCACGGCCCGGCTGGTGGCCATCCGCGGCCGGGAGCGCCTGGACGCGGCCCTGGCCCTTGGCCGGGGGGCCATGCTGGCCTTCGGGCATTTCGGCGCCAACCAGATGATCATGGCCGCCATCGGCCACGCCGGCTACCGGATGTGGCAGCTGTCGGCCCCGGCCACGGTCTTAAACGCCCGCCTGCCCGAGAAGAGGCGGCCGGCCGTGGCCCGGACCCGGGAGCTGCGCGCGGCCCACGAGCGGAGCCTGCCCGTCACCCACATCGATGTCTTCGGCAGCCTGCGGCCGGCCTTCGCCTGCCTGCGGGCCGGGCATGTGCTCGGCGTGGCCGTGGACGGCGGGGGCGGGGAACGGCGGGCGGCGGTGCCGTTTCTCGGCCGGCGGGCCCTTTTTTCGCTCGGGCCCATGCTCCTGGCCGGCCGGACCGGATGCGCGGTCCTGCCCTGCTTCATGGAGCGGGGGACCGATGGCCGTCTCACCCTTCGCATCGAGGAGCCCTTGCCGCTCGTGTCCCCGGCCGCCGGGGAGACGGAGGCCGGGGCGGCCACGGCCAACACCGCGCTTTTCGCCGCCCGCCTGTCCGAGGCCGTTGTCGCCAACCCCAGCCATTACCTCCATTTCCTGGCCTTTCGGGAGCTTATGGCCGCCGGCGGCCATGAGCCGTTTTTCGAGCGGGACTGA
- a CDS encoding efflux RND transporter periplasmic adaptor subunit: MKPMRCIPGLLAAMVLCLAGRASAEPLTFLGKSFCPIKYEITWPFLTKADPSKSQGSGIAPNVYELPKEKGVEEKSAAALGSDMRRLRILSAPLKVGDKVSEEQVLITYELPLESLMAEKEALSRAKLNGLEQALAVVDSKLTKVRQHQADLENMRADQSVAPIDVRLNAKEIDGLLLQRDYLAEERDLAQQRYDNAILIARSKYGKDIDVHKLPRIGYIRSPVDGYVLWTNSSLVPGMAFTKQASLITVGRLDPMLIRASVHEIAAQKLKVGDPATLVFHALPGQTFQTTITKVDFVAQPAMLQQPSFYEVELTLPNPGLRIHEGMRCDVTVNLPDAAQ, translated from the coding sequence ATGAAACCCATGCGATGCATCCCCGGCCTTCTGGCCGCCATGGTCCTGTGCCTGGCCGGCCGGGCTTCGGCCGAACCCCTGACCTTTCTGGGCAAGAGCTTTTGCCCCATCAAGTACGAGATCACCTGGCCGTTTCTGACCAAGGCCGACCCGTCCAAAAGCCAGGGCAGCGGCATCGCGCCCAACGTCTACGAGTTGCCCAAGGAAAAAGGGGTCGAGGAAAAATCCGCCGCGGCCCTCGGTTCCGACATGCGCCGGCTGCGCATCCTGTCGGCGCCGCTCAAGGTCGGGGACAAGGTCTCCGAGGAGCAGGTCCTCATCACCTACGAGTTGCCCCTCGAAAGCCTGATGGCCGAAAAGGAAGCCCTGTCCCGGGCCAAGCTCAACGGGCTGGAGCAGGCCCTGGCCGTGGTCGACAGCAAGCTGACCAAGGTTCGCCAACACCAGGCGGACCTGGAAAACATGCGGGCCGACCAATCGGTGGCCCCCATCGACGTCCGGCTCAATGCCAAGGAAATCGACGGCCTGCTCCTGCAGCGCGACTATCTGGCCGAGGAGCGCGACCTGGCCCAGCAGCGCTACGACAACGCGATCCTCATCGCCCGGTCCAAGTACGGCAAGGACATCGACGTGCACAAGCTGCCGCGCATCGGCTACATCCGCTCCCCCGTGGACGGCTATGTCCTGTGGACCAATTCGAGCCTCGTGCCGGGCATGGCCTTCACCAAGCAGGCCTCCCTCATCACCGTCGGCCGCCTGGACCCCATGCTCATCCGGGCCTCGGTCCACGAGATCGCCGCCCAGAAGCTCAAGGTCGGCGACCCGGCCACCCTGGTCTTCCATGCCCTGCCCGGACAGACCTTCCAGACCACCATCACCAAGGTGGACTTCGTGGCCCAGCCGGCCATGCTCCAACAGCCGTCGTTTTACGAGGTGGAACTCACCCTGCCGAACCCCGGCCTGCGCATCCACGAAGGCATGCGTTGCGACGTCACCGTCAACCTGCCGGACGCCGCCCAATAA
- a CDS encoding polysaccharide biosynthesis C-terminal domain-containing protein, protein MVTPPPGSLARNFLSLAASRAVQAAAGFGVLLAVARSLPLDAYGRYATATALAAAVVAITYGGIQQVMIRDLAASRADGPVIVGRALVLRLLLTAAAGLVLGAIGLFPGGPAALGPALVLAFGIEACRAMGLLGCAVFQAYERMAYEPPLSILTGAASLALVGLALFSGQGLPGVLAALLLAAGLHAALVWRVVVRSLVRPAFDRDRAALLRMLAATSVVGLGVFFQQNLFRANTLALAWLSNLAAVADFQAPHEFVLKLEILPQALMLAVYPVLARLAPADRPAARRLYRLVFAQTLYAMALPAILLAVYAEPACLLLFGEKFAGAAPVLRLLALAVVPLALDMLVNNLLVAIGRQRYALFYAAAALALNILGNLYAVPRHGAAGAAVVAVASYLWLLAFSSRFAARHGFRPRAAGPLARVCCAGGACLGACLLLGHAPLLGAAAGTAVYAGVLAGLGAFGKNDLLLLRSVMGPRPSAGAKPGGLA, encoded by the coding sequence GTGGTGACGCCGCCGCCCGGGTCCCTGGCCCGCAATTTCCTGTCCCTGGCCGCCTCCCGGGCCGTCCAGGCCGCCGCCGGCTTCGGCGTGCTCCTGGCCGTGGCCCGGAGCCTGCCCCTTGACGCCTACGGCCGCTACGCCACGGCAACGGCCCTGGCCGCGGCCGTGGTCGCGATCACCTACGGCGGCATCCAGCAGGTCATGATCCGCGACCTGGCGGCGAGCCGGGCGGACGGGCCCGTGATCGTCGGCCGGGCCCTCGTGCTGCGCCTTTTGCTGACCGCGGCCGCCGGACTCGTCCTTGGCGCCATCGGCCTTTTCCCGGGCGGGCCGGCCGCCCTCGGCCCGGCCCTGGTCCTGGCCTTCGGCATCGAGGCCTGCCGGGCCATGGGCCTGCTCGGCTGCGCCGTGTTCCAGGCCTACGAGCGCATGGCCTACGAGCCGCCGCTTTCGATCCTGACCGGGGCCGCCTCCCTGGCCCTGGTGGGCCTGGCCCTTTTTTCCGGCCAGGGGCTGCCCGGGGTCCTCGCGGCCCTGCTCCTCGCCGCCGGCCTGCACGCGGCCCTGGTCTGGCGGGTGGTGGTCCGGTCCCTGGTCCGGCCGGCCTTCGACCGGGACCGGGCGGCCTTGCTCCGGATGCTGGCCGCCACCTCGGTGGTCGGGCTCGGGGTCTTTTTCCAGCAAAACCTCTTTCGGGCCAACACCCTGGCCCTGGCCTGGCTCTCGAATCTCGCGGCCGTGGCCGATTTCCAGGCCCCCCACGAGTTCGTCCTCAAGCTCGAAATCCTGCCCCAGGCCCTGATGCTGGCCGTCTATCCGGTCCTGGCCCGCCTGGCCCCGGCGGACCGGCCGGCCGCCCGCCGCCTCTACCGGCTCGTCTTTGCCCAGACCCTCTACGCCATGGCCCTGCCCGCGATCCTGCTGGCCGTTTACGCCGAGCCGGCCTGCCTGCTCCTTTTCGGGGAGAAATTCGCCGGGGCCGCCCCGGTCCTGCGCCTGCTGGCCCTGGCCGTGGTCCCGCTGGCCCTCGACATGCTGGTCAACAACCTCCTGGTCGCCATCGGCCGCCAGCGTTACGCCCTCTTTTACGCGGCCGCCGCCCTGGCCCTCAACATCCTCGGCAACCTCTACGCCGTGCCGCGCCACGGGGCGGCCGGCGCGGCCGTGGTGGCCGTGGCCTCCTACCTGTGGCTGCTGGCCTTCTCCAGCCGCTTCGCCGCCCGCCACGGCTTCCGGCCCCGGGCGGCCGGGCCCTTGGCCCGGGTCTGCTGCGCCGGCGGCGCCTGCCTCGGGGCCTGCCTGCTCCTGGGCCACGCGCCGCTTCTCGGCGCCGCGGCGGGCACGGCCGTCTATGCCGGGGTCCTGGCCGGGCTCGGCGCGTTCGGCAAAAACGACCTGCTCCTTTTGCGATCCGTCATGGGCCCCCGCCCTTCGGCCGGGGCCAAACCGGGAGGACTGGCATGA
- a CDS encoding alkaline phosphatase family protein, with translation MKAARVVVVGWDGATFDILKPMVAAGRLPVLAGLLARGVHGPLRSTVPPVTPVAWTSFATGMHPGRHGIFDALTLDPHTHEVRFVSAANRLAPPVWSILSDRGRPAGAVNVPVTWPPDAVDGLVIPGMFTPSGARVVTHPPELLAAVEARFGPYRDSPPRDPDPGRYLRNLLAGIDARCDLTLWLMRKRPLDYFCSVFMESDRVQHFFWGYRDPAHPDHAALGQAIEAVYEGLDAALGRILDACPPDTAVALVSDHGAGPLKRAVFLNRWLMDQGLLVLRGDLAQTLAARPPSRLRQAVAALARAALPASVLAARRKAASRAHHRVNNLFASIVDWDRTACLSEGIAGGVFFNPRVVAEAARPKLVARLRAGLLALADPETRTRPFAAVHAREELYQGPAVARAPDVVTLCSPGYQVLVPHEIPLYGRDAPAGLFTSHPWSGRHEQYGVFALAGPGIAAGVELADAAMPDVTPTLLHALGEAVPDGMDGRVLAEAFRPGTPDARTGAGAAAATGSATPGTGGAGGTADTDDDAAARLAAELSDLGYL, from the coding sequence ATGAAGGCCGCGCGCGTGGTGGTCGTCGGCTGGGACGGGGCCACCTTTGACATCCTGAAACCCATGGTCGCGGCCGGCCGCCTGCCGGTCCTGGCCGGGCTCCTGGCCCGGGGCGTCCACGGGCCCTTGCGCTCCACCGTGCCGCCGGTCACGCCCGTGGCCTGGACGAGCTTCGCCACGGGGATGCATCCCGGCCGCCACGGCATCTTCGACGCCCTGACCCTGGATCCCCACACCCACGAGGTCCGGTTCGTGTCCGCGGCCAACCGGCTGGCCCCGCCCGTCTGGTCCATCCTTTCCGATCGGGGCCGGCCGGCTGGGGCGGTCAACGTGCCCGTGACCTGGCCGCCGGACGCCGTGGACGGCCTGGTCATCCCGGGCATGTTCACCCCGTCCGGGGCCCGGGTCGTCACCCACCCGCCGGAGCTCCTCGCCGCGGTCGAAGCCCGCTTCGGCCCCTACCGCGATTCCCCGCCCCGCGATCCCGACCCCGGCCGGTATCTGCGAAACCTCCTGGCCGGCATCGACGCCCGGTGCGACCTGACGCTGTGGCTCATGCGCAAGCGGCCCCTCGACTACTTCTGCTCGGTCTTCATGGAATCCGACCGGGTGCAGCACTTCTTCTGGGGCTACCGCGACCCGGCCCACCCGGACCACGCCGCGCTGGGCCAGGCCATCGAGGCCGTGTACGAGGGCCTGGACGCGGCCTTGGGGCGCATTCTCGACGCCTGCCCGCCGGACACGGCCGTAGCCCTCGTGTCCGACCACGGGGCCGGACCGCTCAAGCGCGCCGTTTTCCTCAACAGATGGCTCATGGACCAGGGCCTGCTCGTCCTTCGCGGCGACCTGGCCCAAACCCTCGCCGCCCGGCCTCCCTCGCGCCTGCGCCAGGCGGTGGCCGCCCTGGCCCGGGCCGCCCTGCCGGCGTCGGTCCTGGCCGCCCGGCGAAAGGCCGCCTCCCGGGCCCACCACCGCGTCAACAACCTCTTTGCCTCCATCGTGGACTGGGACCGAACCGCCTGCCTGTCCGAAGGCATCGCCGGGGGCGTCTTTTTCAATCCCCGGGTCGTGGCCGAGGCGGCCCGGCCGAAACTCGTCGCGCGGCTGCGGGCAGGCCTTCTCGCCCTGGCCGATCCCGAGACCCGCACCCGGCCCTTCGCGGCGGTCCACGCCCGGGAGGAGCTCTACCAGGGGCCGGCTGTGGCCCGGGCCCCGGATGTGGTGACCCTGTGCTCCCCCGGCTACCAGGTCCTCGTGCCCCACGAGATCCCGCTCTACGGCCGGGACGCGCCGGCCGGGCTCTTCACCTCCCACCCCTGGAGCGGCCGCCACGAGCAGTACGGCGTCTTCGCCCTGGCCGGCCCGGGCATTGCCGCCGGGGTGGAACTGGCGGACGCCGCCATGCCGGACGTGACCCCGACCCTCCTCCATGCGCTTGGCGAGGCCGTCCCCGACGGCATGGACGGCCGGGTCCTGGCCGAGGCCTTCCGGCCGGGCACGCCGGACGCCCGGACCGGGGCGGGCGCGGCGGCGGCGACCGGGAGCGCGACACCAGGCACGGGGGGCGCGGGGGGCACGGCGGATACGGACGACGACGCGGCGGCCAGGCTGGCGGCCGAACTGTCGGACCTCGGCTACCTGTGA
- a CDS encoding chemotaxis protein CheA, giving the protein MVEDDKIFELFAESCLEQLRGIEAAILDLESAGPGVLGPKVAAVFRAAHTIKGDAGAVGARPLADLSHAVESVLDPVRDGRLPVTPRLIGELLAVFDVIKSMAEDPVAARSRDVATEMARLARLLDQPDPAMALSPDAGAASHPAEAPAAPGPPHPDERIRKLAIPARELDILVDRIGELGIAQARLASLSQRRRDGELRDVAEEVERLAALLRDQVLGLRMLPIKVSFPKYRRLVRDACASLGKDADLVMDGENTELDKAIIEQLNTPCIHLLRNAVDHGIEAPHVRQGLGKPRRGTISLSVRQDGNDVVIALGDDGAGIDGKKLWQKAVAAGRLDPARAYDRQAALDLIFLPGLSTAETVGAVSGRGVGMDAVREGIAALRGRIDVASTPGQGATFTMRLPVSLAIIDCLEVRVAGETYYLHLDYVEECLELPPATALHQGRGIMELRGSAMPLVCLRHFFDLGREAPSGSHVVTVRRDEGRAGIVVDAVVGRKQAVLKHLGRALGKVPGVLGGTVTEAGDMALVVDVPGLLRAALAESGRAFDNTAAPSGTGHGQAAPERES; this is encoded by the coding sequence ATGGTCGAAGACGACAAAATATTCGAACTCTTCGCCGAAAGCTGCCTGGAGCAGCTGCGCGGCATCGAAGCGGCCATTCTGGACCTGGAATCGGCCGGGCCGGGCGTGCTCGGCCCCAAGGTGGCCGCCGTCTTCCGCGCCGCCCACACCATCAAGGGCGATGCCGGGGCCGTGGGCGCCCGGCCCCTGGCCGACCTGTCCCATGCCGTGGAATCGGTCCTCGACCCGGTCCGCGACGGCCGGCTGCCGGTCACCCCAAGGCTCATCGGCGAACTGCTCGCCGTCTTCGACGTGATCAAAAGCATGGCCGAGGACCCGGTCGCGGCCAGATCCCGCGACGTGGCCACGGAAATGGCCCGCCTGGCCCGCCTGCTCGACCAGCCGGACCCGGCCATGGCGCTGTCGCCAGACGCCGGGGCCGCCTCCCACCCGGCCGAGGCTCCGGCCGCCCCGGGCCCTCCGCATCCTGACGAGCGCATCCGCAAACTGGCCATTCCGGCCCGCGAACTGGACATCCTGGTCGACCGGATCGGCGAGCTCGGCATCGCCCAGGCCAGGCTCGCCTCCTTGTCCCAGCGCCGCCGGGACGGGGAGCTGCGGGACGTGGCCGAGGAGGTCGAACGTCTGGCCGCGCTGCTTCGCGACCAGGTCCTCGGCCTTCGCATGTTGCCGATCAAGGTCAGCTTTCCCAAGTACCGCCGGCTCGTGCGCGACGCCTGCGCCTCCCTCGGCAAGGACGCGGACCTGGTCATGGACGGGGAGAACACCGAGCTCGACAAGGCCATCATCGAACAGCTCAACACCCCCTGCATCCACCTCCTGCGAAACGCCGTGGACCACGGCATCGAGGCTCCCCACGTCCGCCAGGGCCTCGGCAAGCCCCGCCGGGGCACCATCAGCCTGTCCGTGCGCCAGGACGGCAACGACGTGGTCATCGCGCTTGGCGACGACGGGGCCGGCATCGACGGGAAAAAACTGTGGCAAAAGGCCGTGGCCGCCGGCCGCCTCGATCCGGCCCGGGCCTACGACCGGCAGGCCGCCCTGGACCTCATCTTCCTGCCCGGGCTGTCCACGGCCGAGACCGTGGGCGCGGTTTCCGGCCGGGGAGTCGGCATGGACGCCGTGCGCGAGGGCATCGCCGCCCTACGCGGCCGCATCGACGTGGCCTCGACCCCGGGCCAGGGCGCGACCTTCACCATGCGCCTGCCGGTCTCGCTGGCCATCATCGACTGCCTGGAAGTGCGGGTGGCCGGGGAGACCTATTACCTGCACCTGGACTATGTGGAGGAATGCCTGGAACTGCCGCCGGCGACGGCCCTGCACCAGGGCCGGGGCATCATGGAGCTTAGGGGATCGGCCATGCCGCTCGTGTGCCTGCGCCACTTCTTCGACCTCGGCCGGGAGGCGCCGTCCGGCTCCCACGTGGTCACGGTCCGCCGGGACGAGGGCCGGGCCGGCATCGTGGTGGACGCGGTTGTCGGCCGCAAGCAGGCCGTGCTCAAGCACCTGGGCCGGGCCCTCGGCAAGGTGCCGGGCGTCCTGGGTGGCACGGTGACCGAGGCCGGCGACATGGCCCTCGTGGTGGACGTTCCGGGACTGTTGCGCGCCGCCCTGGCCGAATCCGGGCGCGCTTTCGACAACACCGCCGCGCCGTCGGGAACCGGGCACGGCCAAGCCGCACCGGAAAGGGAGAGCTGA
- a CDS encoding response regulator — protein sequence MPRALIVDDSRYQRYLIIQALADLFTTEEAADGRQALDLFQAALEAGRPFDLVVMDILMPELSGHDALAGIRRQEEAAGVPEERRTPAVMLSSLDDPANMLRAQFESGAQAYVTKPFTPKTLLEALASLSLADNPLDREDFDAAEGPC from the coding sequence ATGCCGCGCGCCCTGATCGTCGACGACAGCCGTTACCAGCGCTATCTCATCATCCAGGCCCTGGCCGATCTTTTTACGACCGAGGAGGCCGCCGACGGCCGGCAGGCCCTGGACCTTTTCCAGGCCGCCCTGGAGGCGGGACGGCCCTTCGATCTGGTCGTCATGGACATCCTCATGCCCGAACTCTCCGGCCACGACGCCCTGGCCGGCATCCGCCGCCAGGAAGAAGCGGCCGGGGTTCCCGAGGAGCGGCGCACCCCGGCCGTTATGCTCTCGAGCCTCGACGACCCGGCCAACATGCTGCGCGCCCAGTTCGAATCCGGGGCCCAGGCCTACGTCACCAAGCCCTTCACCCCCAAAACCCTGCTCGAAGCCCTGGCCAGCCTTTCCCTGGCCGACAACCCCCTCGACAGGGAAGACTTCGATGCCGCAGAGGGTCCATGCTAG
- a CDS encoding chemotaxis protein CheD: MLGLIDRFPDHTLAFLNVAQGGLYDRPTMAHTVLGSCVSVTFFAPRHGLAAIFHALLPRSTEYRLHAPEATPYKFVDTAITTLVHRLVHRGVRPGDIECKVFGGASALFAEEMSVGRRNVETAFATLADLGLRVAASNVGGERGRKIVFASSTGEIFVRLLNNNCVGNANGKAAGRSSR; encoded by the coding sequence ATGCTAGGCCTCATCGACCGCTTTCCCGACCACACCCTGGCCTTCCTGAACGTGGCCCAGGGCGGACTGTACGACCGGCCGACCATGGCCCACACCGTGCTCGGCTCCTGCGTGTCCGTCACCTTTTTCGCCCCGCGCCACGGCCTGGCCGCCATCTTCCACGCGCTCCTTCCCCGGTCCACCGAATACCGGCTCCACGCTCCGGAAGCCACGCCCTACAAGTTCGTGGACACGGCCATCACCACCCTGGTCCACCGCCTCGTCCACCGGGGGGTGCGGCCGGGCGACATCGAATGCAAGGTCTTTGGCGGCGCAAGCGCGCTTTTCGCCGAGGAGATGTCCGTCGGCCGGCGCAACGTGGAAACGGCCTTCGCCACCCTGGCCGACCTGGGGCTGCGGGTCGCCGCCTCCAACGTCGGCGGCGAGCGGGGCCGCAAGATCGTGTTCGCCTCGTCCACGGGCGAGATCTTCGTGCGGCTCCTCAACAACAACTGCGTCGGCAACGCGAACGGCAAGGCGGCCGGCCGCAGCTCGCGCTGA
- a CDS encoding HAMP domain-containing methyl-accepting chemotaxis protein, with translation MRLSSKLIGSFAVLLCIICGLGFFSVFEMGKINASTNELGANWLPTIKAVGRVSNLTSRFRRLELVHLMTESKDEMRSYEQQMEGLKIEIDKALVAYEPLMSEPEERANFPKFLDHWKRYLKSHDEAIVLSRQGENEAAAKIAAGEGAKDIQEAQKYLDILIDVNDRGGARSAATAMAAYGTGKTTILVAVLVSLAVGGLLAAWLIKNVLAQLGEDPGYLLTVSKAVAGGDLDVAFRPVAGQGGVYGVFVTMVANLKAKIAESDQKSREAAEEAELARQATAKAEEATREAARAKAEGMLQAARRLEGVVAVVTSASDELAAQVEQASRGSEAQAQRVGETATAMEEMNATVLEVAKNAGEAAETSGKARAKAEEGETAVGKVVTFMGQVKDNAHQSREDMGALGKQAEGIGQILGVISDIADQTNLLALNAAIEAARAGEAGRGFAVVADEVRKLAEKTMTATKEVGDAIRDIQAGTRKNFDNVSQAVAVAEEATTLVGQSGQILAEIVTLVDTAADQVRSIATAAEQQSATSEEINRSVEDVNRISTETAEAMRHSAMAVDELAGQARELSSLIEEMKAEGGETGAGKSASLPSRARMAALR, from the coding sequence ATGAGGCTTTCAAGCAAACTGATCGGTTCCTTCGCCGTCCTTCTCTGCATCATCTGCGGACTTGGGTTTTTCTCTGTCTTCGAAATGGGGAAAATCAATGCCTCGACCAACGAACTGGGCGCCAACTGGCTGCCGACCATCAAGGCCGTGGGCAGGGTCAGCAACCTGACCTCGCGGTTTCGGCGCCTGGAACTGGTGCATCTGATGACCGAGTCCAAGGACGAGATGCGGAGTTACGAACAGCAGATGGAGGGCCTCAAAATAGAGATCGACAAGGCCCTCGTTGCCTACGAGCCGCTCATGAGCGAACCGGAAGAACGCGCGAATTTCCCGAAGTTTCTCGACCACTGGAAACGGTATCTGAAGAGCCACGACGAGGCCATCGTCCTGTCGCGCCAAGGCGAGAACGAGGCAGCCGCCAAAATCGCCGCCGGCGAGGGAGCCAAGGATATTCAGGAAGCCCAGAAATACCTCGACATCCTCATCGATGTGAACGACCGGGGCGGGGCCCGGTCGGCGGCCACGGCCATGGCCGCCTACGGCACGGGCAAGACGACCATCCTCGTGGCCGTGCTGGTTTCCCTGGCCGTCGGCGGCCTGCTCGCCGCCTGGCTGATCAAAAACGTGCTGGCCCAGCTCGGCGAGGACCCGGGCTACCTGCTTACGGTGTCCAAGGCCGTGGCCGGCGGCGATCTGGACGTGGCCTTCCGGCCGGTGGCCGGCCAGGGCGGGGTCTACGGCGTCTTTGTGACCATGGTCGCGAACCTCAAGGCCAAGATCGCCGAATCGGACCAGAAAAGCCGGGAGGCGGCCGAAGAGGCCGAACTGGCCCGGCAGGCCACGGCCAAGGCCGAGGAGGCGACCCGGGAGGCGGCCCGGGCCAAGGCCGAAGGCATGCTCCAGGCGGCCCGGCGGCTGGAAGGCGTGGTGGCGGTCGTCACCTCGGCCTCGGACGAACTGGCCGCCCAGGTCGAACAGGCGAGCCGGGGCAGCGAGGCCCAGGCCCAGCGGGTGGGCGAGACGGCCACGGCCATGGAGGAGATGAACGCCACCGTGCTCGAAGTGGCCAAAAACGCGGGCGAGGCGGCCGAAACCTCGGGCAAGGCCCGGGCCAAGGCCGAGGAGGGCGAGACGGCCGTGGGCAAGGTGGTCACCTTCATGGGCCAGGTCAAGGACAACGCCCACCAGTCCCGGGAGGACATGGGCGCGCTCGGCAAGCAGGCCGAGGGCATCGGCCAGATTCTCGGCGTCATCTCCGACATCGCGGACCAGACCAACCTGCTGGCCTTGAATGCCGCCATCGAGGCGGCCCGGGCCGGCGAGGCCGGGCGCGGCTTCGCCGTGGTTGCCGACGAGGTCAGAAAGCTCGCGGAAAAGACCATGACCGCCACCAAGGAAGTGGGGGACGCCATCCGCGACATCCAGGCCGGGACGCGCAAGAATTTCGACAACGTCTCCCAGGCGGTGGCCGTCGCGGAGGAAGCCACCACCCTGGTCGGCCAGTCCGGCCAGATCCTGGCCGAGATCGTGACCCTGGTGGATACGGCCGCCGACCAGGTCCGCTCCATCGCCACCGCGGCCGAACAGCAGTCGGCCACCAGCGAGGAGATCAACCGCAGCGTGGAGGACGTCAACCGGATCTCGACCGAGACGGCCGAGGCCATGCGCCACTCGGCCATGGCCGTGGACGAACTGGCCGGCCAGGCCAGGGAGCTTTCGAGCCTGATCGAGGAAATGAAGGCCGAGGGCGGCGAGACCGGCGCCGGCAAGTCCGCCTCCCTGCCCAGCCGCGCCCGGATGGCGGCCCTGCGCTAA
- a CDS encoding glycosyltransferase family 2 protein — translation MMHGKKVVVVMPAYNAASTLERTYADVPKDIVDEVILVDDCSRDNTIEQARRLGLRCFRHEQNWGYGRNQKTCYAEALKTGADVVIMVHPDYQYTPKIIPAIANLVTSGEYDAVIASRILGGTALGGGMPLYKYISNRFLTLTQNLFLNAKLSEYHTGYRAFSREVLETLPLWENSDDFVFDNQMLAQTIYFGYRIGEVSCPTKYFEEASSINFRRSCTYGLGVLQTSLQFRLQKWGKKQYPIFDKNGRGLSSPNPPYYKDETPSCCDPAS, via the coding sequence ATGATGCACGGAAAAAAAGTGGTGGTGGTCATGCCCGCCTACAACGCGGCCTCCACCCTGGAACGCACCTATGCCGACGTCCCGAAGGACATCGTGGACGAGGTGATCCTGGTCGACGACTGCAGCCGGGACAACACCATCGAGCAGGCCCGCCGGCTCGGCCTGCGCTGCTTCCGCCACGAGCAGAACTGGGGATACGGCCGCAACCAGAAGACCTGCTACGCCGAGGCCCTCAAAACCGGCGCGGACGTGGTCATCATGGTCCACCCCGACTACCAGTACACGCCGAAAATCATCCCGGCCATCGCCAACCTCGTGACCAGCGGCGAGTACGACGCGGTGATCGCGTCGCGCATCCTCGGCGGCACGGCCCTTGGCGGCGGCATGCCCCTTTACAAGTACATCTCCAACCGCTTCCTGACCCTGACCCAGAACCTGTTTCTGAACGCCAAGCTGTCGGAATACCACACCGGCTACCGGGCCTTCTCCCGCGAAGTCCTGGAAACCCTGCCGCTGTGGGAAAATTCCGACGACTTCGTCTTCGACAACCAGATGCTGGCCCAGACCATCTACTTCGGCTACCGCATCGGCGAAGTCTCCTGCCCGACCAAGTATTTCGAGGAGGCCTCGTCCATCAACTTCCGCCGCAGCTGCACCTATGGCCTCGGCGTGCTCCAGACCTCCCTGCAGTTTCGCCTGCAAAAATGGGGCAAAAAGCAGTATCCCATCTTCGACAAGAACGGCCGGGGCCTGTCTAGCCCCAATCCCCCCTACTACAAGGACGAGACGCCGAGCTGCTGCGATCCGGCCAGCTGA